One Candidatus Nitrososphaera evergladensis SR1 genomic window, AGCCTGCATCAAACTTGCTCTTGGACGAAAAAAGAGGTTGGTTGCATCGCCGGCATACGTATGTGCCCTCTTTGTAAAAATTGTCATATTCACCAGAGAAAGGGCGCTCCGTTCCCTTGCGTACTATTATTCTTTCTTCTTCTGGAGTTAGATTGTTGTAACTCATAGTGTATGTGTACTACTTTTTCCACTCTTCGCGCCTTTATGTCTTTTATTTGCCTTACAAAAAACCTGCGCAGGGAGAGTGCGAGAAGCCTCGGAATAAGCCAAGCTTTTGACTTGCTTGTCCAATTCAAGTCACTGATAGTTATGTATGTATGTATGCATGTGTGTGTTTCTGGACATAAGCACCTACTCGTGCGTAGAGCCGACCGACTCGCGAATCGTCGCCCCATTATTATTACTATTATTCTTTGAATCAATTGTTATTACTTTCTCATCGTACCTGTTCTTTTTGATTAGACGCGACATTTCTACCGCGCCGCTAACTGTTCGCATGATGTCTTGCTTGAAAGCCAGAGATTTTGCATTATCCGAGACATTGTTCTCAGTATCCTCTGCGTACCAGCCCCGGCTCCATCCAGAGAACGGGAATTTGCCAAATACGAATCCCAGCTGCGACCAAAATGACAAGAGTTCGCCGGCGACATGCTGCACGTTATCCTGTCCGCCCGTTATGATAAAGGCGCTCACCTTGTCGCGTATCAAGTAGTTGTTGTGCGTAATTATCTGGTTCTGCACGCAGTTCATGCGCTGGACCATTTGGTAGTACAGAGAGCTGGCGCTTCCCCAGCGGATTGGTGTCGCGACAATGACCACGTCTGCCCACACTATCATTCTCTGATAGATTTCTATCATCTGGTCTTTCTCATCCATCTCTGATATCGAGCACGGAAAGATGCAAGCCTTGGCGTTTTTGGAGTAATAGCCTTCGCAGTGACGAAAGTTGAGCTGCCTGAGCTTGAGCATGACGGTTTCTGCGCCGTATTTCCTCTTCGCATAATCTAACGCAAACTGTAGAGATGATTCAGAAGTACTTTTTCGAGGCGTTACCTCGTCGTTCATGTTAGTTGTAGAGAGACCTAGGACGCGAACTTTTGTCGCGTTGTCATCATCAACTGGCAGAACCTGCGAACTTTCAACATTTCTAATATGTTGCTTGACTGCACTTTCGAGTTCCTGATATGCCTTGTGGGGTTTGGATATTCTCTTTCCGACGGCTTTGGGAATAGGGCTTACATAGATTCTTCCCTCCAAGACCCGTACCGGATACGAGCTTATGCTGTCACCACCTTTGTGCGCAGACTTGCCATTCCTGACAGAATATTTCCAGCCGTGCCAGGGGCACGTAATAATGTCGCCTTTGAGGGCGCCTTCATTTAGAGGTCCACCCTTGTGCACGCAGACGTTTGATATCGCAAAGAAGGCACCATCCACGTTGAAAACGGCGATTTCGATTTTGCTATTGCGGTCGCTGCTACCGCCGCCTCCGCCACGGTCGCCATTTGTTGTTATTGTAAACGCTCTTGACTGCCCCTGTGATATTTGGTCAGCGCGACAGATGTATTGAAAATTATTATTGTTACTATTTTCATCGTCGAGCATATCTGCTCATCTCTGTATATACATCTCTCCAGCCTCGCTTTTCTTTTTTCCTGTTATGGCAAGGAAGCAAAAAATTAGACAAGACTTCCAGCTGTATAT contains:
- a CDS encoding Rieske 2Fe-2S domain-containing protein, whose product is MLDDENSNNNNFQYICRADQISQGQSRAFTITTNGDRGGGGGSSDRNSKIEIAVFNVDGAFFAISNVCVHKGGPLNEGALKGDIITCPWHGWKYSVRNGKSAHKGGDSISSYPVRVLEGRIYVSPIPKAVGKRISKPHKAYQELESAVKQHIRNVESSQVLPVDDDNATKVRVLGLSTTNMNDEVTPRKSTSESSLQFALDYAKRKYGAETVMLKLRQLNFRHCEGYYSKNAKACIFPCSISEMDEKDQMIEIYQRMIVWADVVIVATPIRWGSASSLYYQMVQRMNCVQNQIITHNNYLIRDKVSAFIITGGQDNVQHVAGELLSFWSQLGFVFGKFPFSGWSRGWYAEDTENNVSDNAKSLAFKQDIMRTVSGAVEMSRLIKKNRYDEKVITIDSKNNSNNNGATIRESVGSTHE